One window from the genome of Pseudanabaena yagii GIHE-NHR1 encodes:
- a CDS encoding ABC-F family ATP-binding cassette domain-containing protein, which produces MLRLEHIQKIYPTGEVLKDVNWEVKTGDRIGLVGVNGAGKSTQLKIIAGEIEPTAGQIVRPSSLKIAYLSQEFDIEETRTVKQEMWQAFQEVREIQKELAIIHHHLENLKDGEDYEPILKKMDRYQRQFEDHNGYELESRIDKLLPELGFKADDGDRLVSEYSGGWQMRMGLGKILLQSPDLLLLDEPTNHLDLETIEWLEKYLRSLSTPMVIVSHDREFLDRLCTSIVETERGVSTTYLGNYTSYLNQKAEAKAAQSAAFERQQKYIEKQQVFVDRFRASATRSTQAKSREKQLDKIERIEAPDSDVRTLKFHFPPASRSGRVTVEIKDLTHAYGDQILFLGADLEIERGDRVAFLGPNGAGKSTLLKMVVGKEPYNEGEINLGHNVLIGYFEQNQAEALDLHKDVFHTIHDDFPKMTHEEVRGVLGKFLFSGDTVFKLVRDLSGGEKARLALAKMLLTPVNFLILDEPTNHLDIPAKEMLEAALREYEGTVAVISHDRYFISQVANKIVEIRDGDLVVYAGDYAYYQEKKEEEEREAKYKAEMAAKAAKDALKKEKERVKQAEKRQEKQLQKAKAK; this is translated from the coding sequence ATGCTTCGTCTCGAACACATTCAGAAAATTTATCCCACTGGCGAAGTCCTCAAAGACGTTAACTGGGAAGTCAAAACTGGCGATCGCATTGGTTTAGTCGGTGTCAATGGTGCGGGGAAATCAACACAACTCAAGATTATTGCAGGGGAAATCGAACCAACCGCAGGGCAAATCGTGCGTCCTTCGAGTCTGAAAATTGCCTATCTTAGCCAAGAATTTGACATCGAAGAGACTCGTACCGTCAAACAAGAGATGTGGCAAGCATTTCAGGAAGTACGCGAAATTCAGAAGGAATTAGCGATTATTCATCATCACTTGGAAAACCTCAAGGATGGTGAGGACTATGAGCCGATTCTCAAAAAGATGGATCGTTACCAGCGTCAGTTTGAAGATCACAATGGCTATGAATTGGAAAGCCGTATCGATAAACTATTGCCAGAACTAGGTTTTAAAGCTGACGATGGCGATCGCTTGGTCAGTGAATATAGCGGTGGTTGGCAAATGCGGATGGGCTTAGGCAAAATTTTGCTGCAATCGCCAGACCTATTGCTATTGGACGAACCGACGAACCACTTGGACTTAGAAACCATTGAGTGGCTAGAAAAATACCTGCGATCGCTAAGTACACCGATGGTGATCGTCTCCCATGACCGTGAATTTCTAGATCGCCTCTGTACCTCAATTGTAGAAACTGAGCGTGGCGTATCCACCACCTATTTGGGCAATTACACCTCATACCTCAACCAAAAAGCTGAAGCCAAAGCTGCCCAGAGTGCTGCCTTTGAACGCCAACAAAAATATATCGAAAAGCAACAGGTATTCGTCGATCGCTTTAGGGCAAGTGCTACCCGTAGTACCCAAGCCAAGAGCCGCGAAAAGCAATTGGACAAAATCGAGCGCATCGAAGCTCCTGACAGTGATGTGCGGACTCTCAAGTTCCACTTCCCCCCAGCATCTCGCAGTGGGCGCGTCACCGTCGAAATTAAAGATCTCACCCATGCTTATGGGGATCAGATTCTATTCTTGGGCGCAGATCTAGAAATCGAAAGAGGCGATCGGGTTGCCTTCCTTGGTCCTAATGGCGCAGGCAAATCTACCCTACTCAAAATGGTTGTGGGCAAAGAACCCTACAACGAAGGCGAAATCAACCTTGGTCACAATGTCCTCATTGGCTATTTTGAGCAAAACCAAGCGGAAGCCCTCGACTTGCACAAAGACGTATTTCATACCATCCATGACGATTTTCCCAAAATGACCCATGAAGAAGTGCGTGGCGTATTGGGTAAATTCCTATTTAGTGGAGACACTGTATTTAAACTAGTACGCGATCTCAGTGGTGGTGAAAAAGCAAGACTTGCCCTTGCGAAAATGTTGCTTACTCCAGTCAATTTCCTGATCCTCGATGAGCCGACTAACCACCTTGATATCCCTGCTAAAGAGATGCTAGAAGCGGCTTTGCGTGAGTATGAGGGTACTGTAGCGGTGATCTCCCACGATCGCTATTTCATCTCCCAAGTTGCGAACAAGATTGTGGAAATTCGTGATGGCGATCTCGTCGTATATGCAGGTGACTATGCTTACTACCAAGAGAAAAAGGAAGAAGAGGAGCGAGAAGCTAAATACAAGGCGGAAATGGCAGCTAAAGCAGCTAAAGATGCCCTAAAAAAAGAAAAGGAGCGTGTAAAGCAAGCAGAAAAACGTCAAGAAAAGCAACTACAAAAGGCAAAAGCCAAGTAA
- a CDS encoding aromatic ring-hydroxylating dioxygenase subunit alpha, with the protein MTANTLLRDEINSGNTTANNSQSQTLAAGGQDPERFDWQEVWYPVFYLEDLDKKKPNKFTLLERDLVIWWDCHSQAWKAFDDRCPHRLVPLSEGRIAEDGLLECPYHGWAFKGDGSCDRIPQQPENGDAHRSKRACVKSLPTAERQGMLFIYAGKPENASNVKIPIVDPIEAEPEKWTLFGTFRDLPYDAITLLENVLDASHLPFTHHKSVGNRANAAPMFLEVLETHKHGFNGTWAEGPRRGKLGRQDTTFIAPSLMWHDLTSKQFGRTMTVVYATPTRKGECRMFARFPFQFNSAIPRFFISIMPRWYSHIGQNGILEDDQIFLHYQERYLEQALAQPENDGNYAKAFYLPTSADTYVSELRKWVNRYEADPFVGQRLTPPIAKEVLLERYHSHTSKCASCRQSLRTVRSLKTASIITAAIAWTVTPLISYFLSTNLLTIAVGSAAAVIAIAVWFICNNLERKFIYGQETPLRNLSSAK; encoded by the coding sequence ATGACTGCAAATACCTTGCTGCGAGATGAAATTAACTCTGGAAATACCACAGCTAACAATTCACAGTCCCAAACTTTGGCTGCGGGAGGTCAAGATCCTGAGCGCTTTGATTGGCAAGAGGTATGGTATCCCGTCTTTTATCTAGAAGATTTGGATAAGAAGAAACCCAACAAATTTACCTTACTAGAACGCGATCTCGTAATTTGGTGGGATTGTCATAGCCAAGCATGGAAAGCCTTTGACGATCGCTGTCCCCATCGCCTTGTGCCTCTATCGGAAGGTAGAATTGCTGAGGATGGCTTATTGGAATGTCCCTATCATGGCTGGGCATTTAAGGGTGATGGCAGTTGCGATCGCATCCCTCAACAGCCCGAAAATGGCGATGCCCACAGATCAAAACGCGCTTGTGTGAAATCACTTCCTACCGCCGAGCGTCAGGGAATGCTCTTCATTTACGCTGGCAAACCTGAAAATGCCTCCAATGTCAAAATCCCCATCGTCGATCCTATTGAAGCTGAGCCAGAAAAATGGACTCTATTTGGTACTTTTCGGGATCTTCCCTATGATGCAATTACCCTTCTAGAAAATGTCCTTGATGCTAGTCATCTACCCTTTACCCATCACAAGTCTGTCGGTAATCGGGCTAACGCTGCACCAATGTTTTTAGAAGTTCTAGAAACTCATAAACATGGCTTTAATGGCACATGGGCAGAAGGTCCTCGCCGTGGCAAATTAGGAAGACAGGATACGACTTTTATTGCACCTTCATTGATGTGGCATGACCTCACTTCCAAACAATTTGGTAGAACAATGACAGTGGTCTATGCTACTCCCACACGCAAAGGCGAATGTCGGATGTTTGCTCGCTTCCCTTTTCAATTCAATTCAGCAATTCCTCGATTTTTTATAAGCATCATGCCCCGTTGGTATTCCCATATCGGACAGAATGGAATTCTTGAAGATGATCAAATCTTTCTACATTATCAAGAGCGTTATCTAGAACAGGCACTTGCTCAACCCGAAAATGATGGTAATTATGCCAAGGCTTTCTATTTACCAACATCTGCCGATACTTACGTTTCAGAATTACGCAAATGGGTAAATCGCTATGAAGCTGATCCCTTTGTAGGACAGAGGTTAACTCCGCCGATTGCTAAAGAAGTTCTTTTAGAGCGTTATCACTCTCACACTTCTAAATGTGCCAGTTGTCGTCAGTCTTTACGAACTGTGCGATCGCTCAAAACCGCAAGTATCATCACTGCGGCGATCGCATGGACAGTCACCCCATTAATTAGTTATTTCCTATCTACAAACCTCTTGACAATTGCTGTAGGTTCTGCGGCTGCGGTCATAGCGATCGCCGTTTGGTTCATCTGCAATAACTTAGAGCGTAAGTTTATCTACGGGCAGGAAACTCCCTTACGCAATTTAAGTAGTGCTAAATAG
- a CDS encoding glutathione S-transferase family protein: MTKLYGGARSRASIVKWYLEELQAPYEFQLLDMQAGEHLQPDFLAINPFGKVPAITEGDFQLWESGAILLYLADKYEQVKTLEERAIASQWVLFANATLGPGIFGADTREKESPRLLGGLNKILENQNYITGDNFTVSDVAVGTILGYAILMLKISYDDYPAVDAYIKRISDRPAYKKAILGIT; this comes from the coding sequence ATGACCAAACTTTATGGTGGTGCGAGAAGTCGTGCTTCAATCGTGAAATGGTATTTAGAAGAATTGCAAGCTCCTTATGAGTTCCAACTTCTCGATATGCAGGCAGGTGAACACTTACAACCTGACTTTTTAGCCATTAATCCCTTCGGAAAGGTTCCTGCAATTACTGAAGGTGATTTCCAATTGTGGGAATCTGGAGCGATTTTGCTATACCTTGCCGATAAATATGAACAGGTGAAAACCCTCGAAGAAAGAGCGATCGCTTCTCAATGGGTATTGTTTGCCAATGCGACCCTTGGACCAGGTATATTTGGCGCAGACACTCGCGAAAAAGAATCTCCACGACTACTCGGCGGTTTAAACAAGATTCTTGAAAATCAAAACTACATTACTGGGGACAACTTCACTGTGTCGGATGTAGCCGTGGGGACAATCCTTGGCTATGCAATTTTGATGCTCAAAATCTCATACGATGACTATCCTGCTGTTGATGCCTACATTAAACGTATTAGCGATCGCCCTGCTTACAAAAAAGCAATTTTAGGTATTACATAG
- a CDS encoding 5-formyltetrahydrofolate cyclo-ligase yields MQVYDSVIESITDAQQDKQPIKRQLRKDLLTKRRQIPHEVWQQKSLALCDRLSNWQIFQQAQNILAFTSFRQEPDLSTLWQRFPEKNWGFARCIEKGLMWHQVAIADFSNQMQLGAFNILEPHPDLPLMDLANIDLILIPAVAGDRQGYRLGYGGGFYDRWLPHSTGLKVGIIFDEFYVDDLPHDPWDVPLDAIFTDSKALMLGLL; encoded by the coding sequence ATGCAGGTTTACGATAGTGTGATTGAATCGATTACAGATGCTCAGCAAGACAAGCAACCAATTAAAAGACAACTCAGAAAAGACTTACTTACTAAACGTCGCCAAATTCCCCATGAAGTTTGGCAGCAAAAAAGCTTAGCACTATGCGATCGCCTTTCCAATTGGCAAATATTCCAACAAGCCCAAAATATCTTAGCCTTCACCAGTTTTCGGCAAGAACCAGATTTGAGTACATTGTGGCAAAGATTTCCTGAAAAGAATTGGGGATTTGCGCGTTGTATCGAAAAGGGTTTGATGTGGCATCAAGTAGCGATCGCTGATTTCTCCAATCAGATGCAATTAGGAGCTTTTAATATCCTTGAGCCGCATCCCGATTTACCACTGATGGATTTAGCAAATATTGATCTAATTTTGATACCTGCGGTGGCTGGCGATCGACAAGGCTATCGTTTAGGTTATGGCGGCGGCTTTTATGATCGTTGGCTGCCTCACTCCACAGGATTGAAAGTAGGAATTATTTTCGATGAGTTTTATGTAGATGATCTGCCCCATGATCCTTGGGATGTACCATTAGATGCCATCTTTACCGACTCAAAAGCCTTAATGCTAGGATTACTCTAG
- a CDS encoding DUF29 domain-containing protein — protein sequence MAIASDKTQIKSHHELYEEDFCLWIEQALVLLRQGNLRDLDLENLLEEIEDMGSSQKQALESNLKVILMHLLKYKYQPEKRSNSWLYTLAEHRQRIRKAFKNSPSLKRHFLQEFADVYLDAKKLAAIETGLPSHTFPVESPFTPDQVTDEEYLPE from the coding sequence ATGGCGATCGCATCAGACAAAACGCAAATCAAATCCCATCATGAACTCTATGAAGAGGACTTTTGTCTATGGATAGAGCAAGCATTGGTATTGCTGCGTCAAGGCAACCTTAGGGATTTGGACTTGGAAAATTTGCTCGAAGAAATTGAAGACATGGGTAGTAGTCAAAAACAAGCACTAGAGAGCAATTTAAAAGTTATTCTCATGCATTTACTCAAATACAAATACCAACCCGAAAAACGCTCTAATAGTTGGCTATATACCCTAGCTGAACATCGCCAGAGAATCCGCAAAGCTTTCAAAAATAGTCCTAGCCTCAAGAGACATTTTTTGCAAGAGTTTGCTGATGTTTATCTAGATGCCAAAAAACTTGCTGCGATCGAAACAGGATTACCAAGCCACACTTTTCCCGTAGAATCCCCATTTACGCCCGATCAAGTCACAGATGAAGAATATCTACCTGAATAG
- the groES gene encoding co-chaperone GroES: MASLTLNTGTLQPLGDRLLVKVATKEEKTVGGIFLPDTAQEKPQIGEVTAVGPGTRNDKGTRVALEVKAGDKVLYSKYAGTEVKIDNVDYLLLAERDILAIVE, from the coding sequence GTGGCATCGTTAACCCTAAATACTGGTACATTGCAACCCTTAGGCGATCGCCTATTGGTAAAAGTAGCAACTAAAGAAGAAAAAACTGTAGGTGGTATTTTCTTGCCAGACACAGCCCAAGAAAAGCCCCAAATCGGTGAAGTAACTGCCGTTGGACCTGGTACACGCAACGATAAAGGTACTCGCGTTGCTTTAGAAGTCAAAGCAGGCGATAAAGTACTGTACTCCAAGTACGCAGGTACTGAAGTCAAAATTGACAACGTAGATTATTTGCTACTTGCAGAAAGAGATATTCTCGCGATCGTTGAATAA
- the groL gene encoding chaperonin GroEL (60 kDa chaperone family; promotes refolding of misfolded polypeptides especially under stressful conditions; forms two stacked rings of heptamers to form a barrel-shaped 14mer; ends can be capped by GroES; misfolded proteins enter the barrel where they are refolded when GroES binds), whose translation MSKIVVFDEESRRALERGVNALADAVRVTLGPKGRNVVIEKKYGAPQIINDGVSIAKEIELEDPLENAGAQLIREVASRTNDVAGDGTTSATVLAQEFIREGLRNVAAGANPVGVRRGIEKAVAHLVGVIADKAKAVDSNAEIAQIATISAGNDPEVGEMIAHAMDKVGKDGVITVEESKSLTTELEVVEGMQLDRGYISPYFVTDSERQLVEFENAKVLLTDKKINVIQDLVPILEKAARSGSPLVIISEDVEGEALATLVVNKLRGSLNIAAIKAPGFGDRRKALLQDIAVLTNGQVISEDAGLELSAATLEQLGTIRKITISKDKTTIVSDISNKANVDKRVAQIRKELELSDSDYDKEKLQERIAKLSGGVAVIKVGAATETELKDRKLRIEDALNSTRAAVEEGIVPGGGATLAHLSVELQEFKATLKNEEAIGADIVARSLSAPLRQISDNAGLEGTVVVEKVKQLPFNHGFDALKGEYVDLIATGIIDPAKVVRSALQNAASVAGMVLTTEALVVEKPEKKSDAGAAGMGGMGGMGGMGGMGGMM comes from the coding sequence ATGTCTAAAATCGTAGTATTTGATGAAGAATCTCGCCGCGCCCTTGAGCGTGGTGTCAATGCACTTGCTGACGCAGTACGTGTCACCCTTGGTCCTAAAGGTCGTAACGTAGTTATCGAAAAGAAATATGGCGCTCCTCAAATCATCAATGATGGTGTGAGCATCGCTAAGGAAATTGAATTAGAAGATCCCTTAGAAAATGCAGGTGCACAACTCATTCGCGAAGTTGCCTCTAGAACCAATGATGTAGCAGGTGATGGTACTACCAGCGCTACCGTTTTGGCTCAAGAATTTATTCGTGAAGGTTTGCGTAACGTTGCCGCAGGCGCTAACCCAGTGGGTGTCCGTCGCGGTATCGAAAAGGCAGTTGCTCACTTGGTTGGTGTCATTGCAGACAAGGCTAAGGCTGTTGATTCCAATGCAGAAATCGCGCAAATCGCCACTATCTCCGCAGGTAATGATCCTGAAGTTGGCGAAATGATTGCCCATGCAATGGACAAAGTTGGCAAAGATGGCGTAATCACCGTTGAAGAGTCTAAGTCCCTCACAACCGAATTGGAAGTTGTTGAAGGTATGCAACTCGATCGCGGTTATATCTCTCCTTATTTCGTCACCGACAGCGAGCGTCAGTTGGTGGAATTTGAGAATGCTAAGGTTCTCCTCACCGACAAGAAAATTAACGTCATCCAAGATCTCGTTCCAATTCTCGAAAAGGCAGCTCGTTCTGGTTCTCCTCTCGTCATCATTTCCGAAGATGTTGAAGGTGAAGCTCTCGCAACTCTAGTTGTGAACAAGCTCAGAGGTTCTCTGAATATCGCTGCTATCAAGGCTCCCGGATTTGGCGATCGCCGTAAAGCATTGTTGCAAGACATCGCTGTTCTCACCAATGGACAGGTCATCTCTGAAGATGCTGGTTTGGAACTCAGCGCTGCAACCTTGGAACAGCTTGGTACAATCCGTAAGATCACCATTTCTAAGGACAAGACCACCATTGTTTCTGACATTTCCAACAAGGCAAATGTTGACAAGCGTGTTGCTCAAATCCGCAAGGAATTGGAACTCAGCGACTCTGACTACGACAAGGAAAAGCTGCAAGAGCGTATTGCTAAGCTCTCTGGTGGCGTAGCTGTAATCAAGGTCGGTGCAGCAACCGAAACTGAACTTAAGGATCGTAAGCTTCGCATCGAAGATGCACTTAACTCTACTCGTGCAGCCGTTGAAGAAGGTATCGTCCCCGGTGGTGGTGCGACCCTCGCTCACTTGTCAGTTGAATTGCAAGAATTCAAGGCAACCTTGAAGAACGAAGAAGCGATCGGCGCTGATATCGTTGCTCGTTCTCTCTCTGCACCTCTTCGTCAAATCAGCGACAACGCTGGTCTCGAAGGTACTGTGGTAGTTGAAAAGGTTAAGCAACTTCCTTTCAATCATGGTTTTGATGCACTTAAGGGCGAATATGTTGACTTGATCGCTACTGGTATTATTGACCCTGCGAAGGTTGTCCGTTCTGCATTACAAAATGCTGCGTCCGTAGCTGGTATGGTCTTGACCACCGAAGCTCTCGTGGTTGAGAAGCCAGAGAAGAAATCTGACGCTGGTGCTGCTGGTATGGGCGGCATGGGCGGCATGGGTGGTATGGGCGGTATGGGTGGCATGATGTAA
- a CDS encoding IS982 family transposase, with product MFSIEYFIIGVFCKIDELLKEITTEQRVRAKGFEPALSDSEVMTMEIVAEYQGIETDIGIWKYFRKHWREWFPALKSRTTFVRQAANLWQYKAILQQKLAEQLGALDDDVHLIDGVPIPLCYLCRASRCRSFSDMADYGYCAAKDMHYYGFHGHVLISGSGVITQFALTPANGNERETLWDLVSNIHGFLIGDKGYLSQPLKQDLQTFVVDLQTALRSNMHDSRPRWWVRLIVKVRRLIETVIGQLVGRFHLDKVWARDIWHLSSRLNRKILAHTMCFWLNRYSFLPLQFEDLLDS from the coding sequence ATGTTTTCTATAGAATATTTTATCATTGGGGTATTTTGCAAAATCGATGAACTACTCAAAGAAATAACAACCGAGCAACGGGTCAGAGCCAAAGGATTTGAGCCAGCCCTAAGTGACAGCGAAGTGATGACAATGGAAATCGTAGCTGAGTATCAGGGTATTGAGACTGACATAGGGATCTGGAAATATTTTCGTAAGCATTGGAGGGAATGGTTTCCAGCCTTAAAAAGTCGTACCACCTTTGTCCGACAAGCCGCCAATCTGTGGCAGTACAAAGCGATACTCCAACAAAAACTAGCTGAACAGTTAGGTGCTTTAGATGATGACGTGCATCTGATTGATGGTGTCCCCATACCACTGTGTTACCTCTGCCGTGCATCCCGTTGTCGTAGCTTTTCAGATATGGCGGACTATGGTTACTGTGCTGCTAAGGATATGCATTACTATGGCTTTCATGGTCATGTGCTCATTAGTGGTAGCGGTGTAATTACCCAGTTTGCGCTTACTCCTGCTAATGGCAATGAACGGGAAACTCTCTGGGATTTAGTCTCCAATATTCATGGTTTCCTGATTGGTGACAAAGGCTATCTAAGTCAACCTCTCAAGCAAGATTTACAGACATTTGTCGTTGATTTACAAACAGCTTTGCGCTCGAATATGCATGATTCTCGTCCTCGTTGGTGGGTACGTTTGATTGTCAAGGTAAGGCGTTTGATTGAGACTGTCATTGGTCAGTTAGTTGGACGCTTTCACCTTGATAAAGTTTGGGCTAGGGATATCTGGCATCTTTCTAGTCGCCTTAATCGCAAAATCCTTGCTCATACTATGTGTTTTTGGCTCAACCGATATTCTTTTCTTCCTTTACAGTTTGAAGATTTGCTTGATTCTTAA
- a CDS encoding DUF5615 family PIN-like protein — MRILLDECIDRRFAREIIGYEVKTVPQMGWAGVKNGKLLALAVEEFDVFVTVDRNLSFQQNLSQFDIAVVVLQAPSNSLAALKPLASKLLVVLDSASKGQVTIVAE; from the coding sequence ATGAGGATTCTTTTGGATGAGTGTATTGATCGCCGATTTGCTAGAGAAATCATTGGCTATGAAGTAAAAACAGTTCCGCAGATGGGATGGGCAGGAGTAAAGAATGGAAAGCTTTTAGCTCTTGCTGTAGAGGAATTTGATGTATTTGTGACGGTTGATCGCAATTTGTCTTTTCAGCAAAATCTATCTCAATTTGATATTGCAGTAGTAGTTTTACAAGCACCATCAAATAGTTTAGCGGCGCTCAAACCTCTAGCCTCAAAGCTTTTAGTAGTTCTGGATTCTGCAAGTAAAGGTCAGGTTACGATTGTTGCAGAATGA
- a CDS encoding DUF433 domain-containing protein: MFRDSKFISRSPDVMGGTTVFTNTRVPVQTLLDYLKAGESIDDFLDGFPTVKREQVIYFLEELGRSLLTVAA; encoded by the coding sequence ATGTTTAGAGACTCAAAGTTTATCAGTAGATCTCCCGATGTTATGGGTGGTACGACTGTATTTACAAATACCAGAGTTCCCGTGCAGACACTTTTGGATTATCTCAAGGCGGGAGAATCGATTGATGATTTTTTGGATGGATTTCCGACTGTAAAGAGAGAACAGGTTATTTACTTTTTGGAAGAGTTAGGAAGAAGTTTGTTGACTGTGGCGGCGTAA
- a CDS encoding M23 family metallopeptidase, with translation MRKSTLSTITLATLLCFSTNNYVLVSSAYAATKSAISPDVNISQPSSPTPSQPAIAPAPTRVEIKSVEVKSERNAPALENRESVQVNIETPSRVSSKTQVERSQPVEIVLENRSTGCQAKASDLSGRNTNLCAPEVTVGSQKQYYQNGNVLYAASSGETALQVRRLTPEEIAAMSLPSNGDKQMLFPLIVPSTISSLFGTRVHPVTGQVRFHQGTDLAAAEGTPVVAAFSGRVEIAGWLGGYGLIVVISHGDTHETRYAHLSEVLVKSGQEVKQGTVIGLVGSTGLATGPHLHFEIWQKMKDGLVAIDPTPHLMLAMEQLQKYLAQSPKSPNKA, from the coding sequence ATGCGAAAATCAACTCTTTCCACGATTACCTTAGCAACCCTGCTGTGCTTCTCCACAAATAACTATGTTCTAGTTAGCTCAGCATATGCTGCTACTAAGTCGGCAATTTCTCCCGATGTAAATATTTCGCAGCCTTCTTCTCCAACACCGAGTCAACCTGCGATCGCCCCTGCTCCCACTCGTGTTGAAATTAAAAGCGTTGAAGTTAAATCAGAACGAAATGCTCCTGCCCTAGAAAATCGTGAGTCTGTCCAAGTCAATATTGAGACTCCATCTAGAGTTTCATCGAAAACGCAAGTAGAGCGATCGCAACCTGTGGAAATCGTGCTAGAAAATCGTTCCACTGGTTGCCAAGCCAAAGCTAGTGATCTCTCAGGACGCAATACTAATCTCTGTGCTCCCGAGGTTACTGTCGGTTCGCAGAAGCAGTATTACCAAAATGGGAATGTTCTCTATGCTGCCTCCTCAGGTGAGACAGCTTTACAGGTACGTCGCTTGACCCCTGAGGAAATTGCGGCAATGAGTTTGCCTAGCAATGGTGATAAGCAGATGCTATTCCCATTGATTGTCCCATCGACAATTAGTTCCCTATTTGGCACTCGCGTACATCCTGTTACGGGGCAAGTCCGATTTCACCAAGGAACAGACCTTGCTGCTGCTGAAGGTACTCCTGTGGTTGCCGCCTTTAGTGGTCGTGTAGAAATTGCAGGTTGGCTTGGTGGCTATGGCTTAATTGTGGTGATTTCCCACGGTGATACCCATGAAACTCGTTATGCTCACTTGTCTGAGGTACTAGTCAAGTCTGGTCAGGAAGTAAAGCAGGGAACTGTGATTGGTTTAGTGGGAAGTACTGGTTTAGCAACGGGACCTCACTTACATTTCGAGATTTGGCAAAAGATGAAGGATGGTCTCGTCGCGATCGATCCTACGCCTCATTTGATGTTGGCAATGGAACAACTTCAAAAATATCTAGCTCAATCTCCCAAGTCTCCTAATAAGGCTTAA
- a CDS encoding biotin--[acetyl-CoA-carboxylase] ligase, with the protein MFTVIRYAEIDSTNSEAWRLLERHQASANTVIIAKRQTKGRGQRGHIWQSDLGGLFMSVILQPNLAASQAHQITLWTAWGIAKALNETGANVKLKWLNDLLIDRRKLGGILTETKIEANKILYAVVGIGINWTNEVPDGAIALGELPTTLSSMDELIEVVLMGIEMGQTRCDREGITGILAEYLEMLSDRYVRKTIDGRELQGQIIDIRPTGELVVRWEGNLKDAIYQPQNFSVGYQ; encoded by the coding sequence ATGTTTACCGTAATTAGATATGCAGAAATTGACTCGACTAATAGCGAGGCATGGCGACTACTTGAGCGTCATCAGGCTTCAGCAAATACTGTAATTATTGCCAAACGTCAAACTAAGGGGAGGGGGCAACGCGGACATATTTGGCAGTCAGATCTCGGTGGGCTATTTATGTCCGTGATCTTGCAACCTAATTTAGCTGCATCTCAGGCACATCAAATTACGCTATGGACAGCTTGGGGCATTGCTAAGGCTCTGAATGAGACAGGGGCAAATGTGAAACTGAAATGGCTCAATGATTTGTTAATCGATCGCCGCAAGTTGGGAGGCATTCTCACCGAGACCAAGATTGAGGCAAACAAAATTCTCTATGCGGTAGTGGGGATTGGAATTAACTGGACAAATGAAGTTCCTGATGGCGCGATCGCTTTAGGTGAATTGCCAACGACTTTATCGAGTATGGATGAATTGATCGAAGTGGTGCTGATGGGTATTGAAATGGGGCAAACTCGTTGCGATCGCGAGGGGATCACAGGCATTTTGGCGGAATATTTAGAGATGCTAAGCGATCGTTATGTGCGTAAAACGATTGATGGACGGGAACTTCAAGGTCAAATTATCGACATTAGACCAACAGGCGAACTGGTAGTAAGATGGGAGGGCAACCTCAAAGACGCGATCTATCAGCCTCAAAATTTTTCTGTCGGCTATCAGTAG